In a genomic window of Erinaceus europaeus chromosome 12, mEriEur2.1, whole genome shotgun sequence:
- the FAM222B gene encoding protein FAM222B isoform X1 produces the protein MLACLPGPGDLSFQLLSHTQMNTGLQKWDTTQKMRTAHYPTPAELDAYAKKVANNPLTIKIFPNSVKVPQRKHVRRTVNGLDTSAQRYSPYPTQAATKAGLLAIVKVPAKSILKDFDGTRTRLLPEAIMNPPVAPYATVAPSTLTHPQAQALARQQALQHAQTLTHAPPQTLQHPQGIPPPQALSHPQSLQQPQGLGHPQPMTQTQGLVHPQALSHQGLQHPSNPLLHGGRKMPDSDVPPNVTVSTSTIPLSMAATLQHSQPPDLSSIVHQINQFCQTRAGISTTSVCEGQIANPSPISRSLLINASTRVSTHNVPTPMPSCVVNPMEHTHAATAALPATGPVNLPTGISRAPTGYPSDLKPVTWNQHQLAHLQQMCSEAGGTPAPGLTGKLAAGRELAGPGFVGKAPAYPQELCLAQSFHLKPPLEKPTPSPPVNGLAAPLAYPNGHYFQPLWNSILPTPNSDSSGSQDLTMSFHGGQPTGAPLDCAAAAGAHYRAAGTGGGPVASQNSLMQTVDYLSGDFQQACFREQSLAMLSKAHRAPGNRAPDPTDSRSLHIQHPGYR, from the exons ATGCTAGCCTGTCTACCAGGGCCAGGTGACCTGTCCTTTCAGCTTCTTTCTCACACGCAGATGAACACTGGACTTCAGAAAT gggACACTACACAGAAAATGAGAACTGCTCACTATCCTACCCCAGCCGAATTGGACGCGTATGCTAAGAAGGTCGCAAACAACCCACTGACTATAAAAATCTTCCCCAACAGTGTGAAGGTTCCCCAGCGGAAACACGTTCGTCGTACTGTGAACGGCCTCGACACATCAGCCCAGCGCTACAGCCCCTACCCGACTCAGGCTGCCACCAAGGCAGGCCTGCTTGCCATTGTCAAAGTGCCAGCCAAAAGCATACTCAAGGACTTTGACGGCACCCGAACCCGGTTGCTCCCTGAGGCCATCATGAACCCCCCAGTGGCGCCCTATGCTACTGTGGCACCCAGCACTTTAACCCACCCCCAGGCCCAGGCTCTGGCCCGACAGCAGGCTCTGCAGCATGCACAGACCCTGACCCATGCTCCTCCCCAGACGCTGCAGCACCCTCAGGGTATCCCGCCACCCCAGGCACTGTCCCATCCTCAGAGCCTCCAGCAGCCTCAGGGCCTGGGCCACCCTCAGCCGATGACCCAAACCCAGGGCTTGGTCCACCCTCAGGCCCTGTCTCACCAGGGTCTCCAGCACCCCTCCAATCCCTTGCTGCATGGAGGTCGGAAGATGCCAGACTCAGATGTCCCCCCGAATGTGACCGTGTCTACCTCAACTATTCCCCTTTCAATGGCGGCCACCCTGCAGCACAGCCAGCCCCCGGACTTGAGCAGCATCGTGCACCAGATCAACCAATTTTGCCAGACGAGGGCAGGCATCAGCACTACCTCAGTGTGTGAGGGCCAGATCGCCAACCCCAGCCCTATTAGTCGCAGTCTGCTCATCAATGCAAGCACCCGGGTGTCGACCCACAACGTCCCTACACCAATGCCTTCTTGTGTGGTCAATCCCATGGAGCACACCCATGCGGCCACAGCCGCATTGCCTGCTACAGGCCCTGTCAACCTGCCCACAGGCATTTCTCGAGCCCCCACTGGCTACCCTAGCGACCTCAAGCCAGTCACCTGGAACCAGCACCAGCTGGCCCACCTGCAGCAGATGTGCAGTGAAGCTGGTGGGACACCAGCCCCTGGCCTGACAGGCAAGCTGGCAGCAGGACGCGAGTTGGCAGGGCCTGGCTTTGTGGGCAAGGCTCCTGCCTACCCGCAGGAACTCTGCCTGGCACAGTCCTTCCATCTGAAACCACCCCTGGAGAAACCAACCCCGTCCCCACCAGTCAACGGTTTGGCAGCCCCACTGGCGTACCCCAATGGTCACTACTTCCAGCCCTTGTGGAACAGCATTCTGCCCACTCCCAATAGCGACAGCTCGGGGTCTCAGGACCTCACCATGTCGTTCCATGGTGGGCAGCCCACAGGTGCACCCCTCGACTGTGCGGCAGCTGCTGGGGCCCACTACCGAGCAGCAGGGACCGGGGGTGGTCCAGTGGCGAGCCAGAACAGCCTGATGCAAACAGTCGATTACCTGAGTGGGGATTTCCAGCAGGCCTGCTTTCGAGAACAGAGCCTGGCTATGCTAAGCAAGGCCCACCGAGCCCCTGGTAACAGAGCCCCTGATCCCACAGATAGTCGAAGTCTTCATATTCAGCACCCTGGGTATAGATAG
- the FAM222B gene encoding protein FAM222B isoform X2: MNPPVAPYATVAPSTLTHPQAQALARQQALQHAQTLTHAPPQTLQHPQGIPPPQALSHPQSLQQPQGLGHPQPMTQTQGLVHPQALSHQGLQHPSNPLLHGGRKMPDSDVPPNVTVSTSTIPLSMAATLQHSQPPDLSSIVHQINQFCQTRAGISTTSVCEGQIANPSPISRSLLINASTRVSTHNVPTPMPSCVVNPMEHTHAATAALPATGPVNLPTGISRAPTGYPSDLKPVTWNQHQLAHLQQMCSEAGGTPAPGLTGKLAAGRELAGPGFVGKAPAYPQELCLAQSFHLKPPLEKPTPSPPVNGLAAPLAYPNGHYFQPLWNSILPTPNSDSSGSQDLTMSFHGGQPTGAPLDCAAAAGAHYRAAGTGGGPVASQNSLMQTVDYLSGDFQQACFREQSLAMLSKAHRAPGNRAPDPTDSRSLHIQHPGYR, encoded by the coding sequence ATGAACCCCCCAGTGGCGCCCTATGCTACTGTGGCACCCAGCACTTTAACCCACCCCCAGGCCCAGGCTCTGGCCCGACAGCAGGCTCTGCAGCATGCACAGACCCTGACCCATGCTCCTCCCCAGACGCTGCAGCACCCTCAGGGTATCCCGCCACCCCAGGCACTGTCCCATCCTCAGAGCCTCCAGCAGCCTCAGGGCCTGGGCCACCCTCAGCCGATGACCCAAACCCAGGGCTTGGTCCACCCTCAGGCCCTGTCTCACCAGGGTCTCCAGCACCCCTCCAATCCCTTGCTGCATGGAGGTCGGAAGATGCCAGACTCAGATGTCCCCCCGAATGTGACCGTGTCTACCTCAACTATTCCCCTTTCAATGGCGGCCACCCTGCAGCACAGCCAGCCCCCGGACTTGAGCAGCATCGTGCACCAGATCAACCAATTTTGCCAGACGAGGGCAGGCATCAGCACTACCTCAGTGTGTGAGGGCCAGATCGCCAACCCCAGCCCTATTAGTCGCAGTCTGCTCATCAATGCAAGCACCCGGGTGTCGACCCACAACGTCCCTACACCAATGCCTTCTTGTGTGGTCAATCCCATGGAGCACACCCATGCGGCCACAGCCGCATTGCCTGCTACAGGCCCTGTCAACCTGCCCACAGGCATTTCTCGAGCCCCCACTGGCTACCCTAGCGACCTCAAGCCAGTCACCTGGAACCAGCACCAGCTGGCCCACCTGCAGCAGATGTGCAGTGAAGCTGGTGGGACACCAGCCCCTGGCCTGACAGGCAAGCTGGCAGCAGGACGCGAGTTGGCAGGGCCTGGCTTTGTGGGCAAGGCTCCTGCCTACCCGCAGGAACTCTGCCTGGCACAGTCCTTCCATCTGAAACCACCCCTGGAGAAACCAACCCCGTCCCCACCAGTCAACGGTTTGGCAGCCCCACTGGCGTACCCCAATGGTCACTACTTCCAGCCCTTGTGGAACAGCATTCTGCCCACTCCCAATAGCGACAGCTCGGGGTCTCAGGACCTCACCATGTCGTTCCATGGTGGGCAGCCCACAGGTGCACCCCTCGACTGTGCGGCAGCTGCTGGGGCCCACTACCGAGCAGCAGGGACCGGGGGTGGTCCAGTGGCGAGCCAGAACAGCCTGATGCAAACAGTCGATTACCTGAGTGGGGATTTCCAGCAGGCCTGCTTTCGAGAACAGAGCCTGGCTATGCTAAGCAAGGCCCACCGAGCCCCTGGTAACAGAGCCCCTGATCCCACAGATAGTCGAAGTCTTCATATTCAGCACCCTGGGTATAGATAG